One window of the Zea mays cultivar B73 chromosome 3, Zm-B73-REFERENCE-NAM-5.0, whole genome shotgun sequence genome contains the following:
- the LOC100275611 gene encoding Protein LOW PSII ACCUMULATION 1, chloroplastic, with translation MAAVAAAPRPQLPMLSGGGGAALSSLTLQTLAFISPLPISRCHRCVLRSNASSSPSPPPSQEEAAAAEVVPTAESCVNLGLQLFSKGRVKDALEQFENALELNPTSIEAQAALYNKACCHAYREESKKAAECLREALRDYNLKFGTILNDPDLAPFRASPEFKELQEEALRGGEDIGSGFRRDLKLISEVQAPFRGVRRFFYVALTAAAGISTFFTIPRLVLAVRGGDGAPDLLETAGNAAINIGGIVVLVALYFWENKKEEKQITQISRNETLSRLPVRLSTNRIIELVQLRDITRPVILAGSKASVTRALQRAERYRTELLKRGVLLIPVIFGASQKDQTKPRGFGARRAAASVPSVGGDFEKRTESIAAKSRLKTEVRFKADIVSPEQWESWIRDQQVSEGVTPGEDVYIILRLDGRVRRSGIGMPNWNDILQELPRLEDLMSKLER, from the exons ATGGCGGCCGTAGCGGCGGCTCCACGGCCGCAGCTCCCCATGCTatctggcggcggcggcgcggcactTTCCAGTCTCACCCTCCAAACACTGGCCTTCATTTCCCCCCTCCCCATCAGCCGCTGTCACCGCTGTGTGCTCCGCTCCAACGCCTCGTCGTCCCCGTCTCCGCCGCCATCGCAGGAGGAGGCAGCGGCGGCTGAGGTGGTTCCAACAGCTGAGTCCTGCGTCAATCTCGGTCTCCAGCTCTTCTCCAAAGGCAGG GTGAAGGATGCTCTTGAACAATTTGAGAATGCATTAGAGCTGAATCCAACATCTATTGAGGCCCAGGCAGCGCTATATAACAAGGCATGCTGCCATGCGTATAG AGAAGAAAGCAAAAAGGCTGCAGAATGTTTAAGGGAAGCTTTGAGAGACTACAATCTCAAATTTGGTACCATACTTAATGATCCAGACTTGGCGCCATTCAGAGCATCACCAGAATTCAAGGAACTTCAAGAAGAG GCTTTGCGTGGTGGAGAAGATATTGGTTCTGGTTTCCGAAGAGACCTGAAACTCATTAGTGAAGTACAAGCACCATTCCGTGGTGTTCGAAGATTCTTCTATGTAGCTTTGACAGCAGCAGCTGGAATTTCAACATTCTTTACCATTCCCCGACTTGTACTAGCAGTTCGAGGGGGTGATGGCGCCCCTGATCTTCTGGAAACTGCTGGAAATGCTGCCATCAATATTGGAG GTATTGTTGTTCTGGTAGCTTTGTATTTCTGGGAAAACAAGAAAGAAGAGAAGCAGATCACACAAATTTCTCGTAATGAAACCCTTTCAAGATTACCTGTGCGCCTGTCAACCAATCGCATTATTGAACTTGTTCAACTCCGGGACATCACTAGGCCT GTGATATTGGCAGGTTCAAAAGCATCTGTTACTCGGGCATTGCAAAGAGCTGAGAGGTATCGGACTGAACTGCTCAAACGAGGCGTTCTTCTAATTCCTGTGATCTTTGGTGCTTCTCAGAAAGACCAAACCAAACCAAGGGGTTTTGGTGCAAGAAGAGCTGCTGCATCAGTTCCTTCTGTTGGG GGTGACTTTGAAAAGCGTACTGAATCTATTGCAGCAAAATCACGGTTGAAGACTGAGGTTCGGTTTAAGGCTGATATTGTTTCCCCAGAACAATGGGAAAG TTGGATACGAGACCAGCAAGTGTCTGAAGGTGTCACTCCTGGTGAGGATGTCTACATAATCCTTCGTCTCGATGGACGTGTCAGAAGATCTGGAATA GGCATGCCAAACTGGAATGACATATTACAGGAACTGCCACGACTTGAAGATCTGATGAGCAAACTTGAACGGTGA